A genomic window from Rhizobium sp. EC-SD404 includes:
- a CDS encoding ABC transporter ATP-binding protein, translating to MMHAPLLSVRNLSITLAREGQQLQVLDDVSFDVAPGEVLGVVGESGAGKSVAGAALIDLLVPPLRRSAGEISLGGDRLDLMSPRQMRHVRGKRVGFIFQDPMTSLNPVLSIGKQLTDTMKAHLSIGRAEINRRALDWVERVGLPNPERILKAAPHELSGGQRQRIVIALALCAEPEIVIADEPTTALDVSVQAQMLDLMRTLHKETGTAMVLITHDLGVVAKMADRVAVFYAGRVVELATTSVLFTTPRHPYTAGLMGATPAPDAEGHMRVLPIPGAMPGIGALPSGCAFHPRCPRAQQDCRETVPPLTALDRGLAACLHPLPEGAY from the coding sequence ATGATGCATGCACCCTTGCTCTCCGTCCGCAACCTGTCGATCACGCTCGCTCGCGAGGGCCAGCAACTGCAGGTGTTGGATGACGTATCCTTCGACGTCGCGCCGGGAGAAGTGCTCGGTGTCGTCGGCGAAAGCGGGGCTGGCAAATCCGTCGCGGGCGCGGCCCTGATCGACCTTCTCGTTCCCCCGCTTCGCCGGTCCGCCGGTGAGATATCGCTGGGGGGCGATCGGCTGGATCTCATGTCGCCCCGCCAGATGCGGCATGTTCGCGGCAAGCGGGTCGGTTTCATCTTCCAAGACCCTATGACGAGCCTCAACCCAGTGCTCTCCATCGGCAAGCAGCTCACCGATACGATGAAGGCGCATCTCTCGATCGGACGCGCCGAAATCAACCGCCGTGCGCTGGACTGGGTCGAACGGGTAGGACTGCCAAACCCTGAGCGCATCCTGAAGGCGGCGCCGCATGAACTTTCGGGTGGCCAGCGCCAGCGCATCGTCATAGCCCTTGCTCTGTGTGCAGAGCCGGAAATCGTTATCGCCGACGAGCCGACAACGGCACTCGACGTCTCGGTCCAGGCACAGATGCTCGACCTCATGCGGACGCTGCACAAGGAAACCGGCACGGCGATGGTGCTGATCACGCATGACCTTGGCGTCGTTGCGAAAATGGCCGATCGGGTTGCCGTCTTCTATGCGGGGCGCGTCGTCGAACTTGCTACCACATCGGTTCTCTTCACGACGCCCCGTCACCCCTATACGGCCGGTCTCATGGGTGCCACGCCGGCACCCGACGCCGAGGGGCACATGCGGGTTCTTCCCATTCCAGGCGCCATGCCGGGCATCGGCGCCCTGCCCTCAGGATGCGCATTCCATCCTCGCTGTCCGCGTGCGCAGCAGGATTGCCGCGAGACCGTACCGCCACTGACGGCGCTCGATCGAGGCTTGGCTGCCTGTCTTCATCCACTGCCGGAAGGGGCTTACTGA
- a CDS encoding ABC transporter permease, translated as MAARAIFQTARNAPGPSLAAFAILALFLYAFLVPLFTADPFRLAGMSIMDSFTPPMWMEGGNPDFPLGADDQGRNLLTAMAYGLRTSIIVGVSAVMIGLVLGGALGLLAGFVGGRTDAVIMRIADVQLAYPALLLAMVIDGIATAMIGRERSAGLAIAIVIFAIGIAFWVQFARTIRSSVMVERDQDYVAAAQITGRSKLAIVLRHILPNVMAPVLVIATINLGIAIITEATLSFLGIGIPLTHPSLGALIRNGNAFLQSGEWWISAWPCLVLVSLVIAVNVLGDHLRDHFNPKLRGRS; from the coding sequence ATGGCGGCGAGAGCGATCTTCCAAACGGCGCGTAACGCGCCTGGCCCGTCACTGGCCGCGTTCGCAATCCTTGCACTCTTCCTCTACGCGTTTCTCGTGCCGCTTTTCACCGCCGATCCATTCCGGCTCGCCGGCATGTCGATCATGGATTCCTTCACGCCGCCGATGTGGATGGAAGGAGGCAATCCGGACTTTCCGCTCGGCGCGGACGACCAGGGACGCAATCTCCTGACAGCGATGGCCTATGGCTTGCGCACCTCCATCATCGTCGGCGTCTCGGCGGTGATGATCGGTCTGGTCCTCGGTGGCGCGCTCGGCCTGCTCGCCGGTTTCGTCGGAGGGCGGACCGATGCGGTGATCATGCGTATCGCCGACGTGCAGCTTGCCTATCCGGCTCTTCTGCTCGCCATGGTCATCGACGGGATCGCCACCGCCATGATCGGGCGTGAACGCAGCGCCGGACTGGCGATCGCCATCGTCATTTTCGCGATCGGGATTGCCTTTTGGGTTCAGTTTGCGCGCACCATCCGCTCTTCCGTGATGGTGGAGCGCGACCAGGATTATGTCGCCGCCGCGCAGATCACCGGACGGAGCAAGCTGGCGATCGTGCTGCGGCACATCCTGCCGAATGTCATGGCGCCGGTGCTCGTGATCGCCACTATCAATCTCGGCATCGCCATCATCACCGAGGCGACACTGAGTTTCCTCGGTATCGGCATTCCGCTGACGCATCCCTCGCTCGGTGCGCTGATCCGCAACGGCAACGCGTTCCTGCAATCGGGAGAATGGTGGATCTCGGCCTGGCCGTGCCTCGTTCTCGTGTCCCTCGTCATCGCAGTCAATGTGCTTGGCGATCATCTGCGCGACCACTTCAATCCGAAGCTTCGGGGGCGATCATGA
- a CDS encoding ABC transporter permease: MIVHAIERILQTLIVLLVISFVAFMLITTLGDPLGLLLPPDATMAERNALIARLNLDQPVLQRFLSFIGGILQGDFGLSYRTQQDVGSMILERLPATVELAFVSLLVTILVAVPAGILCGVKPKAPISRAIMFFSIAGITLPNFVIGILLIAIFSVHLGWFPSFGRGGTVDLGGWTTGLLTTSGWQAIILPAITLATFQMTFVIRMLRTQLMEVGQSEHIRFARARGLSEARVWFVYAIRNALLPTVTMLGLQLGNIIAFSVVTESVFAWPGLGSLFLQSVQAADIPVIAIYLIFVGAVYMVINLLVELSYPLIDPRLKRRGA, translated from the coding sequence ATGATAGTCCACGCCATCGAGCGCATCCTGCAGACGCTTATCGTCCTGCTGGTGATCAGCTTTGTCGCGTTCATGCTCATCACCACGCTCGGCGATCCGCTCGGGCTGCTCTTGCCGCCGGACGCGACCATGGCGGAGCGCAATGCGCTGATCGCACGGCTGAACCTCGACCAGCCGGTGCTGCAGCGGTTCCTGTCCTTTATCGGCGGAATTCTGCAAGGCGATTTCGGGCTGTCCTATCGTACGCAGCAGGATGTCGGCTCCATGATCTTGGAGCGCCTGCCGGCGACAGTTGAGCTTGCGTTCGTGAGCCTGCTCGTCACGATCCTCGTAGCCGTTCCGGCGGGTATCCTCTGCGGCGTCAAGCCGAAGGCACCGATCTCCCGTGCCATCATGTTCTTTTCGATCGCGGGCATCACGCTACCGAATTTCGTAATCGGGATCCTGCTCATCGCGATCTTCTCGGTTCACCTCGGCTGGTTCCCCTCCTTCGGTCGCGGCGGAACGGTCGATCTCGGCGGCTGGACGACGGGGTTGCTGACGACGTCAGGCTGGCAGGCGATCATTCTTCCCGCCATCACGCTCGCCACGTTTCAGATGACTTTCGTCATCCGCATGCTGCGAACTCAGTTGATGGAAGTTGGCCAGAGCGAGCATATCCGCTTCGCCCGCGCCCGGGGTTTGAGCGAAGCGCGGGTCTGGTTCGTGTATGCCATCCGCAACGCGCTCCTCCCCACAGTCACCATGCTTGGCCTGCAGCTCGGCAACATCATCGCATTTTCGGTCGTCACGGAGAGCGTGTTCGCGTGGCCGGGCCTCGGATCGCTGTTTCTGCAATCCGTGCAAGCCGCCGACATTCCCGTCATCGCGATCTATCTGATCTTCGTCGGGGCGGTCTACATGGTGATCAATCTCCTGGTCGAACTCTCCTACCCGCTGATCGACCCGCGTCTGAAGCGGAGGGGCGCGTGA
- the argE gene encoding acetylornithine deacetylase, protein MSGDADFARRLAELIAFPTVSSVSNLALVEHVETLAKAEGARLRRFADPSGEKTNVLISIGPEVEGGIVYSGHTDVVPVTGQDWSGDPWTLRERDGRLVGRGATDMKGFLGCCLAAMPQISRMDLKKPIHLAFSYDEEVGCTGVGPMAEWVGANAKPRLAVIGEATSMELVNAHKGGCIGWTYVLGKPGHSSQPERGVNAVMIAAKLIDEISAVYADMRKGPFFKALDPPYSTIQVNQVEGGSHGNILAEHCKFFWEMRLVPGESFDVVLNRMRGVAQDLERSMKAVDPAAGIRIDIQAKIPPLAPTGDAALEAELLQLLGCATTRAVSYGTEAGIFQAAGVPSVVIGPGSIADAHQPDESVAIEQLAACTKFLTDLAETATR, encoded by the coding sequence ATGAGCGGGGACGCGGATTTCGCCCGTCGGCTGGCGGAGCTCATCGCCTTCCCGACGGTCAGCTCCGTCTCCAATCTGGCACTGGTCGAGCATGTCGAGACGCTCGCGAAGGCTGAAGGGGCGCGTCTGCGCCGCTTCGCCGACCCGTCCGGAGAAAAGACCAATGTGCTGATCTCCATCGGCCCGGAGGTCGAAGGTGGTATCGTCTATAGTGGCCATACCGACGTCGTGCCCGTGACGGGACAAGACTGGTCGGGCGACCCCTGGACATTACGCGAGCGCGACGGCCGCCTTGTCGGCCGCGGTGCGACCGACATGAAGGGCTTTCTCGGCTGTTGCCTGGCGGCCATGCCGCAGATTTCGCGGATGGATTTGAAGAAGCCGATCCATCTCGCTTTTTCCTATGACGAGGAAGTCGGCTGCACCGGTGTCGGACCCATGGCCGAATGGGTGGGCGCCAATGCCAAGCCTCGTCTTGCCGTGATCGGCGAGGCGACGTCGATGGAACTGGTCAACGCCCACAAGGGCGGCTGCATCGGCTGGACATATGTACTCGGAAAGCCGGGGCATTCTTCGCAGCCCGAACGCGGTGTCAATGCCGTCATGATCGCAGCAAAGCTGATCGACGAGATTTCGGCGGTCTATGCCGACATGCGCAAGGGTCCGTTCTTCAAGGCACTGGACCCGCCCTACTCCACGATCCAGGTCAATCAGGTCGAAGGCGGCAGCCACGGCAACATCCTCGCCGAGCACTGCAAGTTCTTCTGGGAGATGCGGCTCGTACCCGGCGAAAGCTTCGACGTCGTGCTGAACCGCATGCGCGGCGTGGCGCAGGATCTGGAGCGCTCCATGAAGGCTGTCGATCCGGCCGCCGGTATCCGCATCGATATCCAGGCCAAGATCCCACCGCTTGCCCCGACAGGCGACGCCGCACTCGAAGCGGAGCTTCTCCAGCTTCTCGGTTGCGCCACTACCCGGGCAGTTTCATACGGCACGGAGGCCGGCATCTTCCAGGCAGCCGGCGTACCATCCGTCGTCATCGGCCCCGGATCGATCGCCGACGCGCATCAGCCGGACGAAAGCGTCGCGATCGAGCAGTTGGCGGCCTGCACCAAATTCCTCACCGACCTGGCTGAAACGGCAACCCGATGA
- a CDS encoding ABC transporter substrate-binding protein: protein MMKRIRSALRLSTLAAALTAGTALTAGAAEFRFAGPLDAYTLDPHAVSNTLVFAVLRNVYEPLVQRGPDLSLQPVLATEWAQVDDLTWEFKLREGVKYSNGNDFNADDVIFSFERAKKGGMSSHLADVASIEKVDDLTIRLISDEPNPVLPNQIVNWFMVDQEWAEENGAQEPGQADNSTEGFANRTAIGTGPYVISSRDPGVRTDFAANADWWGEITGNVDSATFFVIANPSTRVSALISGEVQMIDGVPPQDAQRIEETDGIEVVATPDLRTVYLQPDVLRDELIHGGGVEGNPFKDPKVREAMSLVIDTTAIQERIMRGYSTPVGLPIAKEIEGSTEELNTPVTPDVERAQQLMEEAGYADGFEVTLDCTNDRFMNDEATCLAVGSFLAQINIAVTPRTQATARWAQQINPPGYDTSFAMLSYSPYTYDAHQFLTGLAVTRDADGGRGAFNIGGYSNPELDQLTTEIGAETDQEKRNALLAEALTILKNDHSFIPIHQLQILWGLQEGVEVVQLADLAYPLAWFTVPE from the coding sequence ATGATGAAACGCATTCGCTCGGCATTGAGGCTTTCGACTTTGGCCGCCGCTCTCACCGCAGGTACGGCGCTGACCGCCGGAGCCGCTGAATTCCGCTTTGCCGGTCCGCTCGACGCGTACACGCTCGATCCGCATGCGGTTTCGAACACACTCGTCTTTGCGGTTCTCCGCAATGTCTACGAGCCACTCGTCCAACGCGGACCCGATCTTTCGCTTCAGCCAGTTCTCGCTACGGAATGGGCCCAGGTCGACGATCTGACCTGGGAATTCAAGTTGCGTGAAGGCGTCAAATATTCCAACGGCAACGACTTCAACGCCGACGACGTCATCTTTTCCTTCGAACGCGCCAAGAAGGGTGGGATGTCGTCCCACCTCGCCGACGTGGCAAGCATCGAGAAGGTCGACGACCTGACGATCCGCCTGATCTCCGACGAGCCGAACCCAGTCCTTCCGAACCAGATCGTCAACTGGTTCATGGTCGACCAGGAATGGGCCGAGGAAAACGGCGCCCAGGAGCCCGGCCAAGCCGACAATTCCACTGAAGGCTTTGCCAACCGCACCGCGATAGGCACAGGGCCTTACGTAATCTCTTCGCGCGACCCGGGCGTGCGCACCGACTTTGCCGCCAATGCCGACTGGTGGGGCGAGATCACCGGTAATGTCGACAGCGCCACGTTCTTCGTCATTGCCAATCCATCGACGCGCGTTTCGGCCCTCATCTCCGGCGAAGTTCAGATGATCGATGGCGTGCCGCCGCAGGACGCGCAGCGCATCGAAGAGACCGATGGCATCGAAGTCGTCGCCACTCCGGATCTGCGGACGGTTTATCTGCAGCCCGACGTGCTGCGCGACGAGCTGATCCACGGCGGCGGTGTTGAAGGCAATCCGTTCAAGGATCCCAAGGTACGCGAGGCGATGAGTCTCGTGATCGACACCACGGCGATCCAGGAGCGCATCATGCGCGGCTACTCCACGCCGGTCGGTCTGCCGATCGCCAAGGAGATCGAAGGGTCGACGGAAGAACTCAATACGCCGGTGACGCCCGATGTCGAGCGGGCCCAGCAGCTGATGGAAGAGGCCGGCTATGCTGACGGCTTCGAGGTGACGCTCGACTGCACCAACGACCGCTTCATGAACGACGAGGCGACGTGCCTCGCAGTGGGCTCGTTCCTCGCTCAGATCAACATCGCGGTCACGCCGCGCACGCAGGCAACGGCGCGCTGGGCGCAGCAGATCAACCCTCCCGGCTATGACACGTCCTTCGCCATGCTCAGCTATTCGCCCTACACCTACGACGCGCACCAGTTCCTGACGGGCCTTGCCGTCACGCGGGACGCCGATGGGGGGCGCGGTGCCTTCAATATCGGCGGCTATTCCAATCCCGAGCTCGATCAGCTGACGACCGAAATCGGTGCCGAAACCGATCAGGAAAAGCGCAACGCGCTGCTCGCCGAAGCGCTCACGATCCTCAAGAACGACCACTCCTTCATCCCGATCCACCAGTTGCAGATTTTGTGGGGCCTTCAGGAAGGCGTCGAAGTCGTCCAGTTGGCCGACCTTGCCTATCCCCTCGCATGGTTCACGGTGCCCGAATGA
- a CDS encoding GntR family transcriptional regulator has protein sequence MTVVTLDSKIRNDAAGLRAVKRRMTTQDLVYEQLRDALIAGKFEAGQGFTIAALADQFGTSHMPVREALRRLAAENALSIGTSGTAMVPLTSTAGLDHLGQARCVLEGAAARLAAERIDPGSIDRLKVITDVHVEALRDGASDRMLASNREFHFMIYEAAGNPVMVNLIQNLWLRYGPYVRMLSDRMTDLLIHDDGGDYSRHHVKIMEALRARDGAAAEKALMADILATQALLHEFCR, from the coding sequence ATGACGGTCGTGACGCTCGACTCCAAAATCCGCAACGATGCCGCGGGACTGCGCGCTGTGAAGCGCCGGATGACCACGCAAGATCTGGTCTACGAGCAATTGCGCGATGCGCTCATCGCCGGGAAGTTCGAGGCGGGACAAGGGTTCACGATCGCCGCGCTCGCCGATCAGTTCGGGACGTCGCACATGCCGGTGCGCGAAGCGCTCAGGCGGCTTGCAGCAGAAAATGCCCTTTCGATCGGCACGTCCGGCACGGCAATGGTGCCGCTGACATCAACTGCCGGGCTCGATCATCTCGGGCAGGCCCGCTGCGTGCTGGAGGGCGCCGCGGCGCGGCTGGCCGCCGAACGCATCGATCCCGGCTCCATCGATCGGCTGAAGGTGATCACCGACGTCCATGTGGAGGCGCTGCGCGACGGTGCGTCGGATCGGATGCTCGCCTCCAACCGCGAATTCCACTTCATGATTTACGAGGCGGCAGGCAATCCGGTGATGGTCAACCTGATCCAGAACCTGTGGCTTCGCTACGGACCCTATGTCCGGATGTTGTCGGACCGAATGACCGATCTCCTGATCCATGACGATGGCGGGGACTACTCCCGCCATCACGTCAAGATCATGGAAGCGCTTCGGGCCCGCGACGGAGCGGCCGCGGAGAAAGCGCTGATGGCGGATATCCTCGCGACGCAAGCGCTGCTCCACGAGTTCTGCCGCTGA
- a CDS encoding pyridoxal phosphate-dependent aminotransferase translates to MTSPIAQKQRSRFARRITQSGEKNFGMFGKAYGKPGDLIHLELGKPLEDTPDHIKEAAIQALRDGKVHYSDLKGIPELRDAIAAKLHADNSLDFDADDIIVTNGLTQASFAAFMALLDEGDEAILLEPFYPQHIGKIELAGARAVMAPLDASDGFSIRRDLIEPKITDRTRMIVLINPCNPTGRVYSREELQVVADLAIEHDLIVVSDEVYEHIVFDGARHISIASLPGMRERTITMFAFTKAYAMDGWRLGWIAADASFIGPLMKITTNEVTHVNTFIQYGAVAALTGPVGELHRMVEGDRRRRDLVVQRLNQMPGVTCDLPQGTIYAFADISGTGLKSQDLATQLMEREGVVVEAGGFYGEAGDRHIRVCFGAESEARLTEAMNRMQRFFNARH, encoded by the coding sequence ATGACCTCACCGATCGCTCAAAAGCAGAGGTCGCGCTTTGCGCGCCGGATCACCCAGTCGGGCGAGAAGAATTTCGGTATGTTTGGAAAGGCCTACGGGAAGCCAGGCGACCTCATTCATCTTGAACTCGGCAAGCCGCTGGAAGATACGCCGGACCACATCAAGGAGGCGGCGATCCAGGCTCTACGCGATGGCAAAGTGCACTATAGCGACTTGAAGGGCATTCCGGAGCTTCGCGACGCCATCGCGGCGAAGCTTCATGCCGATAACAGTCTTGATTTCGATGCCGACGACATCATCGTCACCAACGGCCTGACGCAGGCATCCTTCGCCGCGTTCATGGCGCTGCTGGACGAAGGCGACGAGGCTATCCTGCTGGAGCCGTTCTATCCGCAGCACATCGGCAAAATCGAACTTGCGGGTGCGCGGGCAGTGATGGCACCGCTCGATGCCAGTGATGGGTTTTCCATTCGTCGCGACCTGATAGAGCCGAAGATCACCGATCGCACGCGTATGATCGTGCTGATCAATCCCTGCAACCCGACCGGTCGTGTCTACAGCCGTGAAGAACTACAGGTCGTGGCTGACCTCGCCATCGAACACGATCTGATCGTCGTCTCGGACGAGGTCTACGAACATATCGTCTTCGATGGAGCGCGGCATATCTCGATCGCATCCTTGCCGGGAATGCGGGAGCGTACCATCACCATGTTCGCCTTCACCAAGGCATACGCAATGGATGGCTGGCGCCTGGGCTGGATCGCGGCGGACGCTTCGTTCATCGGGCCGCTGATGAAGATCACCACCAATGAAGTGACGCATGTGAACACCTTCATCCAGTACGGCGCGGTCGCCGCACTCACCGGACCCGTCGGCGAACTGCACCGCATGGTCGAGGGCGACCGCCGTCGCCGCGACCTCGTCGTCCAGCGACTGAACCAGATGCCGGGCGTGACGTGCGATTTGCCGCAAGGCACGATCTACGCATTTGCGGACATTTCCGGCACGGGCCTCAAATCGCAGGATCTCGCCACTCAGCTGATGGAGCGGGAAGGGGTCGTGGTCGAAGCTGGAGGTTTTTACGGCGAAGCTGGCGATCGCCATATCCGGGTGTGCTTCGGAGCGGAAAGCGAAGCGCGGCTGACGGAAGCGATGAACCGCATGCAGCGGTTCTTCAACGCGCGCCACTGA
- a CDS encoding endonuclease/exonuclease/phosphatase family protein codes for MRDREFRQQDRSTARRWTSRVAAFVCVLMSAATGLALIETDEWWIRVLDFPRLQIAALLAVALIVYWLTQRGKAGTLFVVTAMSIVSLVWQVWMILPYTAVWKIQMIATDACTADQRVRFLMANVLQENRNSESLLQLAEQTDPDIILLTEIDEWWVGEIERLADSHPQTILEPLSNTYGIGLYSRLPLIDGEIRYILEDDIPSIFTRIALPSGEEFSLWAVHPSPPRPDDDTDERDAELLIVAKEASEASSPAIVAGDLNDVAWSSTTTLFQEISGLLDPRIGRGLYASFNADWPLMKWPLDHLFASEEWTLGEFRRLEDIGSDHYPILVELCHEPAAAAVQQADQPDEGDFEEAEEHIEEGRDAANE; via the coding sequence ATGCGCGACCGCGAATTCCGCCAGCAAGATCGTTCGACCGCGAGACGGTGGACCAGCAGGGTAGCAGCTTTCGTCTGCGTGCTGATGTCGGCTGCCACTGGCTTGGCGCTGATCGAAACGGACGAATGGTGGATCAGGGTTCTCGATTTTCCCCGCTTGCAGATCGCTGCCCTGCTGGCTGTGGCCCTGATCGTTTATTGGCTGACACAACGAGGCAAAGCTGGAACGCTGTTCGTCGTCACCGCCATGTCGATCGTCTCGCTGGTGTGGCAAGTGTGGATGATCCTTCCATACACGGCGGTCTGGAAAATTCAGATGATCGCGACTGACGCTTGCACCGCCGACCAGCGAGTGCGGTTCCTGATGGCCAATGTGCTGCAGGAGAACAGGAATTCCGAAAGTCTGCTTCAACTCGCCGAGCAAACGGATCCTGATATCATCCTACTGACCGAAATCGATGAATGGTGGGTCGGCGAGATTGAAAGGTTGGCGGATTCGCACCCCCAGACGATCCTCGAACCGCTCTCCAACACCTATGGCATCGGCCTCTATTCCCGACTGCCCCTCATCGATGGCGAGATCCGCTATATCCTCGAGGATGATATCCCATCCATTTTCACGCGCATTGCTCTGCCCAGCGGTGAGGAGTTCTCTCTCTGGGCAGTTCATCCATCTCCGCCCCGGCCCGACGATGATACGGATGAGCGTGATGCGGAACTTCTGATTGTGGCCAAGGAGGCGTCTGAAGCGTCTTCGCCGGCGATAGTGGCAGGCGATCTCAACGACGTTGCCTGGTCTTCTACCACCACATTATTCCAGGAAATCAGTGGCCTTCTGGACCCGCGAATTGGACGCGGTCTCTATGCCTCGTTCAATGCGGACTGGCCGCTGATGAAGTGGCCGCTCGATCACCTGTTCGCCTCGGAAGAGTGGACCCTCGGCGAATTTCGGCGATTGGAGGATATCGGCTCGGACCATTACCCGATCCTGGTCGAACTCTGCCATGAACCCGCGGCTGCCGCCGTACAGCAGGCAGATCAGCCGGATGAAGGAGACTTCGAAGAGGCTGAGGAGCATATCGAAGAAGGACGAGATGCGGCCAATGAATAG
- a CDS encoding polysaccharide biosynthesis/export family protein has product MCATASLGVLAGCQALPGEGPSALSIASTAGQSAAEQSRPTATVFDVVQVDAYSARLVADYTARMLNRRFGIGSAGNTALIGIGDQVQVTIFEAGESGLFSTAESKQTSLQLIVQPDGQVPIPYVGSVQFAGRTAEQVRQSILSSLRDKAVEPDVIITTTSTDSRAVTVAGAVNASQQVALSLSGDRIMDVIAKAGGPREEPYETYVTLTRGSSTGTVLLKTILEDPSENIFVQPNDQVFVTHDPRTFTILGQTSSNSRIPFGSNDLNLLEAIALAGGGEDASVDARGFFVFRYEEPEIVKLLVGEARLKALTDKGYATDKHGRLPIVYQFDMRNPDSLITGQTFPVKNRDVIYASRHPTVDIQRFLSLVSQPVGVASGVITLSE; this is encoded by the coding sequence ATCTGTGCGACCGCAAGCCTTGGCGTTCTGGCCGGTTGCCAAGCATTGCCGGGCGAAGGCCCAAGCGCGCTCTCGATCGCATCCACCGCCGGCCAATCCGCCGCAGAGCAGAGCCGCCCCACGGCCACCGTGTTCGACGTCGTCCAGGTCGACGCCTATTCCGCGCGCCTGGTGGCGGACTACACCGCGCGCATGCTCAATCGCCGTTTCGGAATCGGAAGCGCAGGCAATACCGCTCTGATCGGCATCGGCGATCAGGTCCAGGTCACGATCTTCGAGGCCGGCGAAAGTGGCCTGTTCTCCACCGCCGAATCGAAGCAGACGTCGCTGCAGCTCATCGTCCAACCGGACGGCCAAGTGCCCATTCCCTATGTCGGGTCCGTCCAGTTCGCGGGACGCACCGCCGAACAGGTCCGCCAGTCGATTCTCTCTTCGCTGCGCGACAAGGCCGTAGAGCCGGACGTCATCATCACCACCACATCGACCGATTCTCGCGCCGTAACGGTTGCCGGCGCGGTCAACGCCTCCCAACAGGTCGCGCTGTCGCTCAGCGGCGACCGAATCATGGATGTCATCGCCAAGGCCGGCGGCCCGCGCGAGGAGCCCTACGAGACCTATGTGACGCTGACCCGTGGGTCGAGCACCGGCACCGTGCTTCTGAAGACGATCCTCGAAGATCCGTCCGAGAACATCTTCGTCCAGCCGAACGACCAGGTCTTCGTGACGCACGATCCGCGCACGTTCACCATCCTCGGCCAGACCTCGTCCAATTCGCGCATTCCGTTCGGCTCGAACGACCTGAACCTCCTGGAAGCCATCGCGCTTGCCGGCGGTGGCGAGGATGCTTCGGTCGATGCGCGGGGCTTCTTCGTGTTCCGCTACGAAGAGCCGGAGATCGTCAAGCTGCTCGTCGGCGAGGCGCGCCTGAAAGCTTTGACGGACAAAGGCTATGCCACGGACAAGCACGGCCGGCTGCCGATCGTCTACCAGTTCGACATGCGCAATCCGGACAGCCTCATCACGGGCCAGACTTTCCCGGTCAAGAATCGCGACGTGATCTACGCATCGCGCCATCCTACCGTGGACATCCAGCGCTTCCTGTCGCTCGTGTCGCAGCCCGTGGGCGTTGCAAGCGGCGTCATTACGCTCAGCGAGTAA